The Horticoccus luteus DNA window ACGAAAGCGCTCCTCAATCCGAAGAGCTTCGAAAAATTCGTCACCGAAAAACTCAGCTATCTCGGCACCGCCGCGTGCCCGCCGTATCATCTCGTGTTCGTCATCGGCGGCACGAGCGCCGAAGCCTGCCTGAAGACGGTGAAGATGGCTTCGACCAAATACCTCGACGCCCTCCCCACGACCGGCAACGAGCACGGCCGCGCGTTTCGCGATCTCGAGAGCGAGGCCCAAATTCTCCAGCTCGCCCAAAGCACCGGCATCGGCGCCCAGTTCGGCGGCAAGTATTTCGCGCTCGATGTGCGCGTCGTCCGCCTGCCGCGCCACGGCGCCAGTTGCCCCGTCGGCGTCGGTGTCTCCTGCAGCGCCGATCGCAACATCAAGGCGAAGATCACCCGCGACGGCATCTTCCTCGAACAGATGGAAACGAATCCCGGTCGCTTCATCTCCGCGGACCAGCGCACGCTGAAGGAAGACAACATCGTTCACGTCGACCTCCGCCGTCCGATGGCGGAGATCCGCGCGGAACTCTCGCGTTATCCTGTAACCACGCGCCTCTCGCTCACTGGTCCGATGATTGTCGCCCGCGACATCGCGCACGCGAAACTCAAGGAGCGCGTCGATGCCGGCCAAGGCCTGCCGTCCTATTTCAAGGATCATCCCGTCTACTACGCCGGGCCGGCGAAAACTCCGCAGGGTTACGCGTCCGGCTCGTTTGGGCCCACGACCGCCGGCCGCATGGATAGTTACGTCGATCTCTTTCAATCCCTCGGCGGCTCGATGGTCATGCTCGCGAAAGGCAACCGCAGCGCGCAGGTGACCAACGCGTGCAAAAAACACGGCGGCTTTTACCTCGGCTCGATCGGCGGTCCCGCTGCGATTCTCGCCAAGGAAAACATCCGCCGCGTCGAGGTGCTCGAATATCCCGAACTCGGCATGGAAGCCGTGTGGAAAATCGAGGTGGAAAACTTCCCCGCGTTCATCCTCGTCGACGACAAGGGCAACGATTTCTTCGCCAGCGGCTGCGGCGCCTGCTTGCCCGCGAAGAGCTGATCGCCGCCTTCGCCCATCCGCACGCTCGCGCCACCACGTCTCGCGCGCGCCGTTATTCGGCCGCCTGCCAATCGGACCGCCGCGCCAACCGAACCTACAGCCGCGTCAGCCCAGCTTCGCCACGTCCACGCCCAGCGCTTTCGCCGCCGCCACTTTGTCGCCATGGCAGACGTGCAACACCATGTCGGTGTAGCGCCGCTCTTGTCCCGCCAGATAATCCGCAAGGGTCGGCCAGCTTTTTAATTCGCGCAGCCGCAGCGGCAGTTGCTCCGAGGTCACGACGCGCGACTCCGCCGTCGATGCGATTCGCGTCACCACCTGATGCAGCTCCGTGAGATTGCCGGCCCAGTGATAGGCCTGCATCACGGCCAGCGCGTCCTCCGTGAAGTTGATCAACTTCGCGTCGACCTGCGGATTCAACGCCTGCGCGGCGTAGTGTTTCACGAGCAGCGGCACGTCTTCGCGCCGTTCGCGCAAAGCCGGCATCTGCACCGGCAGCGACGCCACGCGGTAGAATAACTCGTCGTGAAACTTGCCCTCGTCCGTCAGCCCCTCGAGGTCGACGGTCGACGTGCAGATCAACCGAAACGTGTGCGCGTTGTTCCGCAGCACGCTCACCAATTCCTTCTGCACCTCGAGGGTGAGGCACTGCAGGTGTTGCAGAAAAAGCGTCCCGCCCCGCGCCTGCTCGACCCACGTGCCGCCCGCGCCGTTTTGGCCGAGCAATCCGCTGCGCACGTTGGTCTCCGAACTGAGCGAGCAATCGATGCGCACCAGTTGCGCGTTGGGCTCGCTCCCCGCTTGATGCAGCAGTTCCGCCACATCGATTTTTCCGGTGCCCGGCTCGCCTTGCAACAGCACCGGCGTGCGCACCGTCGCCAGCTTCTTCACCTGCTGCACCAGCTTTTTGATTTTCGGGCTCTGGCCGATCAAGCGCCCTTCGACATCCACCGCCTGCGCACCCGGCGCGATGGGATTGTTGAGCCGCTCCGTTTGAAAACGCCGGAACTCCAGCCCGCGCTTCAACGTGGCAATCAACTCGTCGACGCGAAAAGGCTTTTGCAGGTAATCGAAAGCCCCGAACTTCAACGCCTGAATCGCGCTGTCCGTGCTCGCGTAGGCCGTCATGATGATGATCACCGCGCTCGGATCGTAGAGCTTCAACTGCTTCAACAGCGTGATCCCATCCATCGGCTTCATGTCGATGTCCGCCAGCACCAGGTCGAACTTCTCCGTCTTGTAACGCGCGAGCGCCTTTTCGCCATCGGTCGCAAACGACGTGACAAAACCGGAGGGCTGGATGACCGCATCCAACATCTCGTGGATGGAGAGAAGGTCGTCGACGATGAGGACCGAAGGCATGGAGGGAGCGAGGTTCCGCGCTGCTTCGCGGATGTCAACCGCCGCCAAACTCACTGCAATCCGCCTGCGACCGCACCGAGTTGGAAGATCGGCAAGAACATCGCCATGACGATGCCGCCGACCACCACCCCGAGAAAGACGATCAGCAACGGTTCGATCAGAGACGTCAGCGCCGAGACCGTCGCTTCACACTCCGTGTCGTAGAAATCCGCAATCTTGTTCATCATCCCGTCCACGTTGCCCGTGGATTCACCCGCCTTCACCATGTGCTTCATCATCGGCGGGAAAAACGGATCGGACGCCAGCACCTCCGACACCTGTCCGCCCTGGCTCACGTGGCGCGTGATCTCGGCGCACGCATCCTCCACCTGCACTTTGTTGCTCGCCGCGGCGACAATCTCCAGCGTCCGCAAAATCGGCACCCCCGAACGGATGAGCGTTGCATACGTCCGGCAGAATCGGGACAACGCGATTTTGTGCACCAGATTGCCGAAGATCGGCGCCCGCACCAAAAACTTGTCCTTCGCCCGCCGTCCGCCCGGAGTCGCGACAAATTTGCTGAACACGAAAAACACCCCGTAAGCCGCGAGCGCGATCGCCCACCAGTAGTGCTTCATGAAATTGCTCAGATCGATCAGCATCTGCGTCGGCGCCGGCAGCTTGGCCCCGAAATCGTCGAACATGGCGGCAAACACCGGAATCACGAAGATCAGCAACACGTTGACCAACGCGATCGCCAGACCGATGACCGCGATCGGATACGTCATCGCCGATTTCACCTTTTTCGTCAGCTTGACCGTCGATTCAAAGTAACCCGCCACCTTGCCGAGAATCTCTGCCAGACCGCCGCTCGCCTCACCGGCCTCGACCATGGAGATGAACAACGAATTAAACGTCTTCGGAAAACGTTTCACCGCCGCGGAAAACGAGTTGCCCGACGAAATGTCCGCCCGCACATCGCGGATCACGATCCGGAAACAGGGATCTTCCGTCTGATCCTGCAACGCCTCCAAGCATTGCACCAACGGCAGCCCCGCCGTGAGCAACGACGCGAGCTGCTGCGTGAAAATCGCCAGCTCACCGAGCGGCAGCTTGTATTTCTTCGCCCGCTTCTCCAGCGACTTCTGCTTCGCCAGTTGCTGCGCCGCTTTGACGTTGACCGCCTTTTTCGCTGGGGCGGCACGACCGCCCAACGCCGTCGCCGTGGGGGAAGAAGAGATCAAAGCCATGAGGGAGACCATTAGCTCACCCCACCGGCCCCGCAATCTGTTTCCTGCCGCGGACCGGCGGGCCGACCGCCCCCGACGATGTTTTCCACCGTCCCCATCTCACGCCTCTGCACTTGACCGCGCCG harbors:
- a CDS encoding fumarate hydratase; this translates as MPTPPFTYQEPFPLGPDETVYRLLSKEGVATTTFEGREILKVAPEALAFLAQQALHDCSFMLRPKHLAQVAAILDDPAASTNDRYVALTLLKNAEIAAQGILPFCQDTGTATIIGKKGQQVWTDANDAEWLSRGVYECYTKENLRYSQTAPLDMWRETNTGTNLPAQIDLYATEGAKYEFLFVAKGGGSANKTFLFQETKALLNPKSFEKFVTEKLSYLGTAACPPYHLVFVIGGTSAEACLKTVKMASTKYLDALPTTGNEHGRAFRDLESEAQILQLAQSTGIGAQFGGKYFALDVRVVRLPRHGASCPVGVGVSCSADRNIKAKITRDGIFLEQMETNPGRFISADQRTLKEDNIVHVDLRRPMAEIRAELSRYPVTTRLSLTGPMIVARDIAHAKLKERVDAGQGLPSYFKDHPVYYAGPAKTPQGYASGSFGPTTAGRMDSYVDLFQSLGGSMVMLAKGNRSAQVTNACKKHGGFYLGSIGGPAAILAKENIRRVEVLEYPELGMEAVWKIEVENFPAFILVDDKGNDFFASGCGACLPAKS
- a CDS encoding sigma-54-dependent transcriptional regulator, giving the protein MPSVLIVDDLLSIHEMLDAVIQPSGFVTSFATDGEKALARYKTEKFDLVLADIDMKPMDGITLLKQLKLYDPSAVIIIMTAYASTDSAIQALKFGAFDYLQKPFRVDELIATLKRGLEFRRFQTERLNNPIAPGAQAVDVEGRLIGQSPKIKKLVQQVKKLATVRTPVLLQGEPGTGKIDVAELLHQAGSEPNAQLVRIDCSLSSETNVRSGLLGQNGAGGTWVEQARGGTLFLQHLQCLTLEVQKELVSVLRNNAHTFRLICTSTVDLEGLTDEGKFHDELFYRVASLPVQMPALRERREDVPLLVKHYAAQALNPQVDAKLINFTEDALAVMQAYHWAGNLTELHQVVTRIASTAESRVVTSEQLPLRLRELKSWPTLADYLAGQERRYTDMVLHVCHGDKVAAAKALGVDVAKLG
- a CDS encoding type II secretion system F family protein; amino-acid sequence: MALISSSPTATALGGRAAPAKKAVNVKAAQQLAKQKSLEKRAKKYKLPLGELAIFTQQLASLLTAGLPLVQCLEALQDQTEDPCFRIVIRDVRADISSGNSFSAAVKRFPKTFNSLFISMVEAGEASGGLAEILGKVAGYFESTVKLTKKVKSAMTYPIAVIGLAIALVNVLLIFVIPVFAAMFDDFGAKLPAPTQMLIDLSNFMKHYWWAIALAAYGVFFVFSKFVATPGGRRAKDKFLVRAPIFGNLVHKIALSRFCRTYATLIRSGVPILRTLEIVAAASNKVQVEDACAEITRHVSQGGQVSEVLASDPFFPPMMKHMVKAGESTGNVDGMMNKIADFYDTECEATVSALTSLIEPLLIVFLGVVVGGIVMAMFLPIFQLGAVAGGLQ